Proteins from a genomic interval of Geodermatophilus obscurus DSM 43160:
- a CDS encoding transposase: MGRRGYPAEFRRKVLDLVESGRPVADVAKALGISDQTIHTWRRQDRIDKGLEPG, encoded by the coding sequence ATGGGGCGGCGTGGATATCCGGCGGAGTTCCGCCGCAAGGTGCTGGATCTGGTGGAGTCCGGTCGTCCGGTCGCCGACGTGGCCAAGGCGCTGGGCATCAGTGACCAGACGATTCACACCTGGCGGCGACAGGACCGCATCGACAAGGGCCTCGAGCCGGGGTGA
- a CDS encoding glycosyltransferase, whose translation MQERTLQRISVVIANHNYGRYVGQAIDSALTLDWDDVEVIVVDDGSTDDSREVIARYEDRITILYQDNATQRVARNRGYELSTGDVVIHLDSDDVLFPSVGRELARVWHEGISKVQFQMLRIDEHGRSLGSVFPRYSRESTPQEIRAWADSTTAYPTPPGSGNAYSRAFLDRIFPLDDSCGPATDSACLAVAPFLGDVVTVAKPLVGYRVHGSNTSDLLADPEKFPRAVERARQRYEYANRVRGDMADGRALRRSRPLLELRIASYRLCPDDRPLAGESFRRLLWDTLRSPAHPGPESIPKRVQVLVWSLLTLLAPDGTARRLVRVRFRRDRRPLRLAAGGR comes from the coding sequence GTGCAGGAGCGGACGCTCCAGCGGATCAGCGTCGTCATCGCCAATCACAACTACGGCCGGTACGTCGGGCAGGCGATCGACAGCGCCCTCACGCTCGACTGGGACGATGTCGAGGTGATCGTCGTCGACGACGGCTCCACCGACGACTCGCGCGAGGTGATCGCGCGCTACGAGGACCGCATCACCATCCTGTACCAGGACAACGCCACGCAACGAGTGGCCCGCAACCGCGGCTACGAGCTGTCGACCGGCGACGTCGTCATCCACCTCGACTCCGACGACGTGCTGTTCCCGTCCGTCGGTCGTGAACTGGCGCGCGTCTGGCATGAGGGCATCAGCAAGGTGCAGTTCCAGATGCTCCGCATCGACGAGCACGGCCGATCCCTCGGCTCGGTCTTCCCTCGCTACTCCCGGGAGTCCACCCCTCAGGAGATCCGCGCCTGGGCGGACTCGACGACCGCCTACCCGACGCCGCCGGGATCGGGCAACGCCTACTCCCGGGCCTTCCTCGACCGGATCTTCCCGCTGGACGACAGCTGCGGACCGGCCACCGACTCGGCGTGTCTGGCCGTCGCGCCGTTCCTGGGGGACGTCGTGACGGTGGCGAAGCCCTTGGTCGGCTACCGAGTGCACGGGTCCAACACCAGCGACCTCCTCGCGGACCCCGAGAAGTTCCCCCGTGCAGTCGAACGCGCCCGCCAGCGCTACGAGTACGCGAATCGCGTCCGGGGGGACATGGCCGACGGTCGCGCCCTGCGACGCAGCCGTCCCCTCCTCGAACTGCGGATTGCGTCGTACCGCCTGTGTCCCGACGACCGCCCCCTGGCAGGGGAGTCGTTCCGCCGGCTGTTGTGGGACACGCTGCGCTCTCCCGCCCACCCAGGTCCGGAGTCCATCCCGAAGCGCGTGCAGGTGCTGGTCTGGAGCCTGTTGACCCTCCTCGCCCCTGACGGGACCGCCCGACGACTCGTCCGGGTGCGGTTCCGCCGGGACCGGCGACCGCTGCGCCTTGCGGCCGGGGGCCGCTGA
- a CDS encoding sugar transferase → MADATEGKATPRAVARVWTGVRVGTVSSEGAASTVRTWPTLEAHARRHEAWWLRRGVGPYLILVDVLAFTLATVITLPGSAVAHGLALVCLLLVFWRAGLYRSRLELSLLDDLPYVLAAVVVAWTFKVALFSVLPGVDPPVQQVVHVVVLLAVLLAARGIAYRVVHTARCRGVVRHRTLIVGAGPVGVRIANTLLERRNYGLDPLGFLDADLPEDTRALLPIPLLGGYEQLGAVIRELGARDVIVAYGGVDEDELVDILRTCDRLDVEVFVVPRLFELHNANRHTDEIWGIPLLRVRRAVYRSPWWRVKRLIDVVVSALTLLVISPVLVACAVAVRYEGGPGIIFRQERVGLDGRPFQVLKLRSLKPVNETESQTNWNIKHDDRLGPVGRFLRATSLDELPQLWNILRGDMSLVGPRPERPHFVQQFSTHIPRYTARHRVPAGLTGWAQAHGLRGDTSIEDRARFDNYYIENWSPWLDMKIVLKTVGQVLRRQGG, encoded by the coding sequence ATGGCCGACGCGACGGAAGGCAAGGCGACGCCCCGCGCCGTCGCACGAGTGTGGACCGGCGTCCGTGTGGGGACGGTGTCCTCGGAGGGTGCCGCGAGCACGGTCCGCACCTGGCCGACGCTTGAAGCGCATGCCCGTCGACACGAGGCGTGGTGGCTGCGGCGTGGCGTCGGTCCCTACCTCATCCTCGTCGACGTCCTGGCCTTCACTCTCGCCACGGTCATCACGCTCCCCGGCTCAGCGGTGGCGCACGGCCTCGCCCTCGTCTGCCTGCTCCTCGTGTTCTGGCGCGCCGGTCTCTACCGCTCGCGGCTGGAACTGTCGCTGCTCGACGACCTGCCGTACGTCCTGGCCGCGGTCGTCGTCGCATGGACGTTCAAGGTGGCGCTGTTCTCCGTCCTGCCCGGCGTGGACCCCCCGGTACAGCAGGTCGTACACGTGGTGGTCCTCCTGGCCGTCCTCCTGGCCGCCCGAGGGATCGCCTACCGGGTCGTCCACACCGCCCGTTGCCGCGGTGTGGTCCGACACCGCACCCTCATCGTCGGTGCCGGACCGGTAGGGGTCCGCATCGCCAACACCCTGCTCGAGCGCCGGAACTACGGCCTCGACCCGCTGGGCTTCCTGGACGCCGACCTCCCCGAGGACACGAGGGCGCTGCTGCCGATCCCACTGCTCGGCGGGTACGAGCAGCTCGGCGCAGTCATCCGGGAGCTGGGCGCCCGAGACGTCATCGTGGCCTACGGCGGAGTGGACGAGGACGAACTCGTCGACATCCTGCGCACCTGTGACCGACTCGATGTCGAGGTGTTCGTCGTCCCCCGGTTGTTCGAGCTCCACAACGCCAACCGCCACACCGACGAGATCTGGGGCATCCCGCTCCTCCGGGTGCGACGAGCCGTCTACCGGAGCCCGTGGTGGCGCGTGAAACGGCTCATCGACGTCGTGGTGTCGGCGCTGACGTTGTTGGTCATCTCTCCTGTGCTCGTCGCCTGCGCGGTCGCCGTCCGCTACGAGGGCGGACCCGGGATCATCTTCCGGCAGGAACGGGTCGGCCTCGACGGCCGGCCGTTCCAAGTGCTGAAGTTACGGTCCCTCAAGCCGGTCAACGAGACGGAGTCGCAGACGAACTGGAACATCAAGCACGACGACCGTCTCGGGCCCGTGGGGCGGTTCCTCCGGGCGACCTCGCTCGATGAACTACCGCAACTCTGGAACATCCTCCGCGGGGACATGAGCCTGGTGGGCCCGCGTCCGGAACGACCGCACTTCGTGCAGCAGTTCTCGACGCACATCCCCCGCTACACGGCCCGCCACCGGGTGCCGGCGGGGCTGACCGGCTGGGCCCAGGCGCACGGTCTGCGGGGAGACACCTCGATCGAGGACCGCGCCCGTTTCGACAACTACTACATCGAGAACTGGTCGCCCTGGCTCGACATGAAGATCGTCCTCAAGACGGTCGGCCAGGTCCTCCGCCGGCAGGGCGGCTGA
- a CDS encoding glycosyltransferase — protein sequence MTLVHERFTEYAGSEMVVEQLAREWPDAPILAPVARPGVLPADVEPRVRSTWLSRLLRGSTYAHLLPALPVAMSRLPVPPSDVVIASHHAFATQVVHATTAPVVAYVHSPARWVWDPSMRANEAGGRLGAAGLGAFSAAFRPVDLRAAARVHTLVGNSRAVAERIRDWWGREATVVHPPVDTQYYCPDPAVPREDFFLLAGRLVPYKRSDLAVRAARQAGVPLVVAGEGRARAEVEQLAGPGTTFVGRVDDEGLRDLFRRCRALLMPGVEDFGIVPVEAQACGAPVLAIDAGGARDSVLPGVTGELVPAAGEDEEVDVWARALASFDGASYDPAAIRRHAESFSRAHFRGAMADVVDRVLSSS from the coding sequence GTGACCCTCGTCCACGAGCGGTTCACCGAGTACGCCGGATCGGAGATGGTGGTCGAGCAACTCGCCCGTGAGTGGCCCGATGCACCGATCCTCGCCCCGGTCGCCCGGCCGGGTGTGCTCCCGGCCGACGTCGAGCCCCGGGTCCGCAGCACCTGGCTGAGCCGCCTGCTGCGGGGCAGCACCTACGCACACCTGCTGCCGGCGCTCCCGGTCGCCATGAGCCGGCTGCCGGTCCCGCCGTCCGACGTGGTCATCGCCTCGCACCACGCCTTCGCCACCCAGGTCGTCCACGCGACGACCGCGCCCGTCGTCGCCTATGTACACAGTCCAGCCCGGTGGGTCTGGGACCCGTCGATGCGCGCCAACGAGGCCGGTGGCCGGCTGGGTGCGGCTGGACTCGGTGCCTTCTCCGCCGCTTTCCGTCCCGTCGACCTCCGGGCCGCCGCACGGGTCCACACGCTGGTCGGCAATTCGCGTGCCGTGGCCGAGCGCATCCGCGACTGGTGGGGCCGCGAGGCCACGGTCGTGCACCCCCCGGTCGACACCCAGTACTACTGCCCCGACCCCGCGGTGCCCCGCGAGGACTTCTTCCTCCTCGCCGGGCGGCTGGTGCCCTACAAGCGCTCCGACCTCGCCGTGCGTGCCGCGCGGCAAGCGGGCGTGCCTCTGGTCGTCGCCGGCGAGGGAAGGGCACGCGCCGAGGTCGAGCAGCTCGCCGGACCGGGGACGACTTTCGTCGGCCGGGTCGACGACGAGGGTCTCCGAGACCTGTTCCGTCGCTGCCGGGCTCTGCTTATGCCCGGCGTCGAGGACTTCGGCATCGTCCCGGTCGAGGCGCAGGCCTGCGGCGCGCCGGTGCTGGCCATCGATGCCGGGGGAGCGCGGGACTCGGTGCTGCCCGGTGTCACCGGCGAGCTCGTCCCCGCGGCAGGGGAGGATGAGGAGGTCGACGTCTGGGCGCGCGCCCTGGCGTCCTTCGACGGTGCCTCCTACGACCCGGCGGCGATCCGGCGGCACGCCGAGTCGTTCTCCCGGGCGCACTTCCGCGGCGCGATGGCCGACGTCGTCGACCGGGTGCTCAGCTCGAGCTGA
- a CDS encoding sugar transferase: MTLPETHNAAVRRTAPSISRRWLWLADRLRGEGTLARRAWRGSYVRRLVVLDVLAAFVAALVGSRVPEDGVLGVHEAFPWMVAALPVVWVGAMVAARAYEERFLWVGPEEFRRVFFAAALLLATVGTVSWAFKLEVARSFVVVALPLATLLTLGQRWVLRSRLHRQRAHGRHQQTTLLVGHRSGVAALSAQMEREAYHGYRVIGCCLPLSEDDRDVFDGLPVLGDLEEVVDVVHRYEVDTVAVLPSPELDGPQLRKLGWDLEETQAELLLAPAVTEVAGPRVRIRPIAGLPLVHVERPEFSGVRRVIKGVVDRSLAGLGLLVVLPVLVSLALLVKITSRGPVLFKHERIGRDGQPFEVYKFRSMVVDADKVEMDLFDQNEGNDVQFKMRRDPRVTRIGAVMRRYSLDELPQLLNVLGGTMSLVGPRPHVTREVEQYGFDMQRRLLVKPGITGLWQVSGRSDLSWDDAVRLDVRYVENWSLALDFMILWKTIGAVLRGSGAY; this comes from the coding sequence TTGACCCTGCCCGAGACCCACAACGCCGCGGTCCGTCGGACGGCGCCGTCCATCAGTCGCCGGTGGCTGTGGCTGGCTGACCGGCTGCGCGGTGAGGGCACGCTCGCCCGCCGAGCCTGGCGCGGCTCGTACGTGCGCCGGCTCGTCGTCCTGGACGTCCTGGCCGCGTTCGTCGCCGCGCTGGTCGGTTCCCGTGTGCCCGAGGACGGTGTCCTGGGTGTGCACGAGGCATTCCCCTGGATGGTCGCCGCGCTCCCGGTGGTGTGGGTCGGCGCGATGGTCGCCGCACGTGCCTACGAGGAGCGGTTCCTCTGGGTCGGCCCGGAGGAGTTCCGTCGGGTGTTCTTCGCCGCCGCGCTGCTGCTCGCCACGGTCGGCACCGTCTCGTGGGCCTTCAAGCTCGAGGTGGCCCGCAGTTTCGTCGTCGTCGCCCTGCCGCTGGCGACCCTGCTGACCCTGGGCCAGCGCTGGGTGTTGCGCTCCCGGCTGCACCGGCAGCGTGCCCACGGGCGGCACCAGCAGACGACCCTGCTGGTCGGCCACCGCAGTGGCGTCGCCGCGCTCAGCGCACAGATGGAGCGTGAGGCCTACCACGGTTACCGCGTCATCGGCTGCTGCCTCCCGCTGTCCGAGGACGACAGGGATGTCTTCGATGGCCTGCCCGTCCTCGGCGACCTGGAGGAGGTCGTCGACGTCGTCCACCGCTACGAGGTCGACACCGTCGCGGTCCTGCCCTCGCCCGAGCTCGACGGGCCGCAGCTGCGCAAGCTGGGCTGGGACCTCGAGGAGACACAGGCCGAGTTGCTCCTCGCCCCCGCGGTCACCGAGGTCGCCGGCCCCCGGGTGCGCATCCGTCCGATCGCGGGCCTCCCGCTCGTGCACGTCGAGCGGCCCGAGTTCTCCGGCGTGCGCCGCGTGATCAAGGGTGTCGTCGACCGCTCGTTGGCAGGTCTCGGCCTGCTGGTCGTGCTCCCGGTGCTGGTGAGCCTCGCGCTGCTGGTCAAGATCACCAGCCGCGGGCCCGTGTTGTTCAAGCACGAGCGGATCGGCCGCGACGGCCAACCGTTCGAGGTCTACAAGTTCCGCAGCATGGTCGTCGACGCGGACAAGGTCGAGATGGACCTGTTCGACCAGAACGAGGGCAACGACGTCCAGTTCAAGATGAGGCGGGACCCGCGCGTGACCCGGATCGGCGCGGTCATGCGGCGCTACTCGCTGGATGAGTTGCCGCAGCTGCTCAACGTGCTCGGCGGGACCATGAGCCTCGTCGGCCCCCGGCCGCACGTCACCCGTGAGGTCGAGCAGTACGGCTTCGACATGCAGCGCCGGCTGCTCGTGAAGCCCGGCATCACCGGACTGTGGCAGGTCAGCGGTCGGTCCGACCTCTCGTGGGACGACGCAGTACGTCTCGACGTCCGCTACGTCGAGAACTGGTCGCTGGCGCTCGACTTCATGATCCTCTGGAAGACCATCGGGGCTGTCCTCCGTGGCTCCGGGGCCTACTGA
- a CDS encoding FAD-dependent oxidoreductase has translation MTSPPPDGAAVDVCVVGAGPVGLSLALEAARSGLQVLLVEAGHRTRKPSGTPLDETIATVLDPGVHAPFSATTRLGLGGTSWLWGGRCVPFELADLAPRDHVPFSGWPLFRSDIAPYEAEAAHYLDCGSAAFHADPVGGWDETVVRTTQLERWSRRPAVARRLGAQVLSHPGIAVVSEALVTGVVVDDTGTSVRHLRVWRDRREVTVEAAAYVLACGGVATTRLLLNTQRSNPALFGGPSGALGRYYMGHLTGSIASIVLTHPDDVADWGLVRTEDGTVVRRRFTLSEQAQQDHRLLNTAFYLGNLPFSDARHGSGALSLFSLCLAAPVLGRVLGRPETRRRDVGGGARDWRSHLRNLTRRPGRVIRDVAAVVRLRLLSPRRGAEFLLRTDTGAYALRYHAEQEPDPGSRITLNDRTGSDGLPGIDVDLRYSDQDVDSVLRAHSLLDEHLQTTGFGRLVYRHPLDQRAAAVRAQAMDGYHQIGTTRMSDDPQSGVVDADCRVHGTTNLYVASSSVFPTAGEANPTFMAVTLAVRLARHLADRVGVCDPASGMRRRDRGEPVTPTRFPH, from the coding sequence ATGACCTCTCCACCGCCTGACGGCGCCGCCGTCGACGTCTGCGTGGTCGGCGCCGGTCCGGTCGGGCTCTCCCTCGCCCTCGAGGCCGCTCGCTCCGGGCTCCAGGTCCTGCTGGTCGAGGCGGGCCACCGGACGCGGAAGCCGTCCGGAACTCCGCTCGACGAGACGATCGCGACGGTCCTCGATCCTGGTGTGCACGCCCCGTTCAGCGCCACCACGCGGCTCGGCCTGGGAGGGACCTCGTGGCTGTGGGGCGGACGTTGTGTGCCCTTCGAACTCGCCGACCTCGCCCCCCGTGACCACGTTCCATTCTCCGGATGGCCACTGTTCCGCTCGGACATCGCGCCGTACGAGGCCGAGGCTGCCCACTACCTCGACTGCGGCTCAGCCGCCTTCCACGCCGACCCGGTCGGCGGCTGGGACGAGACCGTCGTGCGGACCACGCAGCTGGAGCGGTGGTCACGCCGGCCGGCGGTGGCCCGCCGACTGGGCGCGCAGGTGCTCTCGCACCCGGGCATCGCGGTGGTCTCCGAGGCCCTGGTCACCGGCGTCGTCGTCGACGACACCGGTACGTCTGTTCGGCACCTCCGTGTCTGGCGCGACAGGCGCGAGGTGACGGTCGAGGCGGCTGCGTACGTCCTCGCGTGCGGTGGAGTGGCAACCACGAGACTGCTGCTTAACACACAGCGTTCGAACCCGGCCCTGTTCGGTGGACCCTCGGGTGCGCTCGGCCGCTACTACATGGGCCACCTCACCGGCAGCATCGCCTCGATCGTGCTGACGCATCCGGACGACGTCGCCGACTGGGGCCTCGTCCGCACCGAGGACGGCACCGTCGTGCGCCGCCGGTTCACGCTGTCCGAGCAGGCGCAGCAGGACCACCGCCTGCTGAACACCGCGTTCTACCTTGGTAACCTCCCGTTCTCCGACGCCCGGCACGGCAGCGGCGCCCTCTCCCTGTTCTCCCTCTGCTTGGCTGCGCCCGTCCTGGGACGTGTGCTGGGTCGACCGGAGACACGACGGCGGGATGTCGGAGGTGGGGCGCGCGACTGGCGGAGCCACCTGCGCAACCTGACGCGGCGCCCCGGCCGGGTCATCCGGGACGTCGCCGCGGTGGTACGCCTGCGCCTGCTGTCCCCTCGTCGCGGGGCGGAGTTCCTCCTGCGCACCGACACGGGTGCCTACGCCTTGCGCTACCACGCCGAGCAGGAACCCGACCCCGGCAGCCGGATCACCCTCAACGACCGCACGGGCAGCGACGGCCTGCCCGGCATCGACGTCGACCTGCGGTACTCCGACCAGGACGTCGACTCGGTGCTGCGGGCGCATTCCCTGCTGGACGAGCACTTGCAGACGACCGGGTTCGGCCGCCTCGTCTACCGCCATCCGCTCGACCAGCGGGCCGCGGCGGTGCGGGCGCAAGCGATGGATGGATACCACCAGATCGGCACGACCCGCATGAGTGACGACCCCCAAAGCGGCGTGGTCGATGCCGACTGCCGGGTCCATGGGACGACGAACCTGTACGTCGCGTCCAGCAGCGTGTTCCCTACCGCCGGCGAGGCCAACCCGACCTTCATGGCGGTCACCCTGGCGGTCAGGCTGGCACGGCACCTCGCCGACCGCGTCGGTGTGTGTGATCCGGCTTCCGGGATGAGGCGCCGGGACCGGGGAGAACCCGTCACGCCGACGCGCTTCCCTCACTGA
- a CDS encoding glycosyltransferase family 4 protein gives MSGPVRWLLMAGHVPPGIRGGGIVRYTVELARALVRRDDVELHLLASPAAAGSLADLVGGPERIVTLPAVPEAVIPAFERLALGRRLGSRFDVVQGTKHLLPRGVRARTALTVHDLLLFDRPQDFPLPKRLLLARPYAASLRQADSLVCVSTATRDRLVRWDPELAPRATVAPLTTSPQLLDSEPVPVPSLTGRPFALVVGDPGPRKNLSVAVSAWARVVRRHPDAVLALVGPPAWGSQSYGPDHAGLVADGRLVQLTGVDDGTLRWCYEHCAVALAPSLAEGFGLPAVEALDLGAPLVTSMDPALVEVSGDAAEHLPADDVAGWAEAALRRLEHTGARDPASRQRRTWDDVAAETVAAVLGSGPVSSS, from the coding sequence ATGAGCGGTCCGGTGCGTTGGCTGTTGATGGCCGGGCACGTGCCGCCGGGCATCCGGGGCGGCGGGATCGTGCGCTACACGGTCGAACTGGCCCGCGCCCTCGTGCGCCGCGACGACGTTGAACTGCACCTCCTGGCCTCCCCCGCCGCGGCCGGCTCCCTGGCCGACCTCGTGGGCGGACCGGAGCGGATCGTGACGCTGCCCGCCGTCCCGGAGGCCGTCATCCCGGCCTTCGAGCGGTTGGCGCTCGGCCGGCGACTGGGTTCGCGGTTCGACGTCGTCCAGGGCACCAAGCACCTGCTGCCGCGCGGCGTCCGTGCGCGCACCGCTCTGACCGTGCACGACCTGCTGCTGTTCGACCGGCCGCAGGACTTCCCGCTCCCCAAGCGGCTGCTGCTCGCTAGGCCTTACGCCGCATCGCTGCGGCAGGCGGACTCCCTCGTGTGCGTGAGCACAGCCACACGGGACCGGCTGGTCCGCTGGGACCCTGAGCTGGCGCCGCGGGCAACGGTGGCACCGCTGACCACCAGTCCCCAGTTGCTGGACAGCGAGCCGGTGCCCGTCCCCTCGCTGACGGGCCGCCCCTTCGCGCTGGTCGTGGGGGACCCCGGCCCGCGGAAGAACCTCTCCGTCGCGGTCTCGGCGTGGGCACGGGTCGTCCGGCGACACCCCGACGCCGTGCTCGCGCTCGTGGGGCCGCCGGCATGGGGGTCTCAGTCCTACGGGCCGGATCACGCCGGGCTCGTCGCCGATGGTCGGCTGGTGCAGCTCACGGGGGTGGACGACGGCACCCTGCGCTGGTGCTACGAGCACTGCGCGGTCGCGCTGGCCCCCAGCCTGGCCGAGGGCTTCGGGCTGCCCGCCGTGGAGGCGCTCGACCTGGGCGCGCCGCTGGTGACGTCGATGGACCCGGCGCTGGTCGAGGTGAGCGGCGACGCCGCCGAGCACCTGCCGGCCGACGACGTGGCCGGTTGGGCGGAGGCCGCCCTGCGCCGCCTCGAGCACACCGGGGCCCGCGACCCCGCCAGTCGTCAGCGCCGCACATGGGATGACGTGGCTGCCGAGACCGTGGCGGCCGTGCTCGGGTCCGGGCCCGTCAGCTCGAGCTGA
- a CDS encoding UDP-glucose dehydrogenase family protein, giving the protein MRVSVIGCGYLGAVHAASMAELGHEVIGVDVDQRKVAALNEARAPFYEPGFEDLLARTLATGRLRFSTDISDATGSQVHFVCVGTPQKRGEYAADMRYVEAAVESMLGVLAPGELVVGKSTVPVGTAGRLAELVGEKAPGAMLAWNPEFLREGFAVQDTLHPDRLVYGLPADQGRETAERMLDEVYAAIVARRTPKVVTDYATAEMVKTAANSFLATKISFINAMAELCEATGADVKQLADAIGYDDRIGRKFLNAGLGFGGGCLPKDIRAFMARAGELGADQALTFLREVDNINMRRRIRMVELAREVCDGSLLGKHIAVLGAAFKPDSDDIRDSPALNVAAQLQLQGADVRVTDPAAIESSRRLWPQLDYAATPEEAAERADAVLVLTEWRQYRELDPVAFGRVVAQKRVLDGRNALDREAWTAAGWSYRALGRRAG; this is encoded by the coding sequence ATGAGGGTCTCGGTCATCGGCTGTGGCTATCTCGGCGCGGTGCACGCGGCATCGATGGCGGAGCTGGGTCACGAGGTGATCGGCGTCGACGTCGACCAGCGCAAGGTCGCCGCGCTGAACGAGGCGCGTGCGCCGTTCTACGAGCCCGGCTTCGAGGACCTGCTTGCCCGCACACTGGCCACCGGCCGGCTCCGCTTCAGCACGGACATCTCCGACGCCACGGGTTCGCAGGTCCACTTCGTCTGCGTCGGGACGCCGCAGAAGCGGGGTGAGTACGCCGCCGACATGCGCTACGTCGAGGCGGCCGTGGAGTCGATGCTGGGAGTGCTGGCCCCGGGTGAGCTCGTGGTCGGCAAGTCCACCGTGCCGGTCGGGACGGCTGGGCGCCTGGCGGAGCTGGTGGGGGAGAAGGCGCCCGGCGCGATGCTGGCGTGGAACCCGGAGTTCCTGCGCGAGGGCTTCGCCGTCCAGGACACCCTGCACCCCGACCGCCTGGTCTACGGCCTGCCCGCCGATCAGGGCCGCGAGACGGCCGAGCGGATGCTGGACGAGGTCTACGCCGCGATCGTCGCGCGCCGAACCCCCAAGGTCGTCACGGACTACGCCACCGCGGAGATGGTGAAGACGGCGGCCAACTCGTTCCTCGCCACGAAGATCAGCTTCATCAACGCGATGGCCGAGCTGTGCGAGGCGACCGGCGCCGACGTCAAGCAGCTGGCCGACGCGATCGGCTACGACGACCGCATCGGACGCAAGTTCCTCAACGCCGGCCTCGGGTTCGGTGGCGGCTGCCTGCCCAAGGACATCCGCGCGTTCATGGCCCGGGCCGGCGAGCTGGGTGCGGACCAGGCGCTGACGTTCCTGCGTGAGGTCGACAACATCAACATGCGCCGCCGCATCCGGATGGTCGAACTCGCCCGGGAGGTCTGCGACGGCTCGCTGCTCGGCAAGCACATCGCCGTCCTCGGTGCCGCCTTCAAGCCCGACAGCGACGACATCCGTGACAGCCCGGCGCTCAACGTGGCCGCGCAGCTCCAGCTCCAGGGCGCGGACGTGCGGGTGACCGACCCCGCCGCGATCGAGAGCAGTCGCCGGTTGTGGCCGCAGCTGGACTACGCGGCCACGCCGGAGGAAGCAGCCGAGCGCGCCGACGCCGTCCTGGTGCTCACCGAGTGGCGGCAGTACCGGGAGCTCGACCCGGTCGCGTTCGGCCGGGTCGTCGCGCAGAAGCGGGTGCTCGACGGCCGGAACGCCCTCGACCGTGAGGCGTGGACCGCCGCCGGGTGGAGCTACCGCGCCCTGGGGCGCCGCGCCGGCTGA
- a CDS encoding DDE-type integrase/transposase/recombinase, with protein MDLVDRRFARAAPNQLWVTDITEHPTVEGKVYCAVVLDAHSRRVVGWSIDSSPTAALVTNALGMAIESCKPPAGAIIHSDRGVQFGSWAFTDRAKASGLVPSMGSIGDCYDCETPACRPAA; from the coding sequence ATGGATCTGGTCGACCGGCGCTTTGCTCGCGCGGCGCCCAATCAGCTGTGGGTCACCGACATCACCGAGCACCCCACCGTCGAGGGCAAGGTCTACTGCGCCGTCGTGCTCGACGCTCACTCGCGGCGAGTGGTGGGCTGGTCGATCGACTCCTCACCGACCGCGGCGCTGGTAACCAACGCCCTGGGCATGGCGATCGAGTCCTGTAAGCCACCGGCAGGAGCGATCATCCACTCCGACCGCGGGGTGCAGTTCGGCTCCTGGGCGTTCACCGACCGCGCCAAGGCGAGCGGGCTGGTGCCCTCGATGGGCAGCATCGGCGACTGCTACGACTGTGAGACTCCGGCTTGCCGTCCGGCGGCCTGA
- a CDS encoding glycosyltransferase family 2 protein, with protein sequence MTGPTPRDRQVAVVLASAGRPELLAEVVADLGRQTVQDFTLVVSVPDRDSLPPRPLPEGTLLVHDRGLAAQRNAGLAAVPDATHVFCFDDDAVVREDYLERGVAFFDAHPDVVALTGRVLLDGATGDAIPRDESDEALAASLTEPLTGAWEPSRELYGCNFAFRPDAVAGERFDARLPLYSWLEDHDFARRAMRHGKLARVHDCVIVHRGVKSGGRTAHERLGYSQVMNPAYLHHVGSFPLWLTVYETLPRVGKNAVRAVRGPETAWRRERLRGNLVALRDVVRRRFTPERILELR encoded by the coding sequence GTGACCGGCCCGACCCCCCGCGACCGACAGGTCGCCGTCGTCCTGGCGTCCGCCGGCCGTCCTGAGCTGCTGGCGGAGGTCGTGGCCGATCTGGGACGGCAGACCGTGCAGGACTTCACCCTCGTGGTCTCCGTGCCCGACCGCGACAGCCTGCCGCCCCGTCCACTGCCCGAAGGGACCCTCCTGGTTCACGACCGGGGGCTGGCCGCCCAGCGCAACGCAGGTCTCGCGGCCGTGCCGGACGCGACGCACGTCTTCTGCTTCGATGACGACGCCGTCGTGCGTGAGGACTACCTCGAGCGGGGGGTGGCCTTCTTCGACGCCCATCCCGACGTCGTGGCGCTCACTGGACGGGTGCTGCTCGACGGCGCCACCGGCGACGCGATCCCGCGGGACGAGTCCGACGAGGCGCTGGCGGCATCCCTGACCGAGCCGCTGACCGGAGCGTGGGAGCCGAGCCGGGAGCTCTACGGCTGCAACTTCGCCTTCCGCCCCGACGCCGTGGCCGGCGAGCGCTTCGACGCCCGGCTGCCCCTGTACTCCTGGCTCGAGGACCACGACTTCGCCCGCCGGGCGATGCGGCACGGCAAGCTCGCGCGGGTGCACGACTGCGTGATCGTGCACCGCGGGGTGAAGTCCGGCGGCCGGACGGCGCACGAGCGGTTGGGCTACTCGCAGGTGATGAACCCCGCGTACCTCCACCACGTCGGCAGCTTCCCGCTGTGGCTCACCGTCTACGAGACCCTGCCACGGGTGGGGAAGAACGCCGTCCGTGCCGTCCGCGGCCCCGAGACGGCGTGGCGGCGCGAGCGGCTCCGGGGGAACCTGGTTGCCCTGCGCGACGTCGTCCGTCGCCGGTTCACGCCGGAACGGATCCTGGAACTGCGCTGA